In one window of Gloeocapsopsis sp. IPPAS B-1203 DNA:
- a CDS encoding glutathione S-transferase family protein, with the protein MGLGVLIDGKWVPEREQEDEGGRFVRPSTTFRDTITADGSSGFKAEPGRYHLYISWACPWAHRTAIMRRLKGLEDVIGLSIVAPVIDQNSWEFSEDEPGSIPDTVNNTNYLWEVYLKAEPDYSGRVTVPVLWDKKTDSIVNNESREIIRMLDTEFEAYAKQDIHFYPQDLQEKIDETIDAIYQPVNNGVYRAGFATTQSAYEEAVTELFQALDYWEKVLSDQRYLCGDRLTEADWCMFTTLLRFDPVYYVHFKCNLRRIADYPNLWNYLKDLYQQKGVKETCNFDHIKQHYYMSHPKVNPTRIVPKGPVLDLDAPHNRYRLGATLQV; encoded by the coding sequence ATGGGTTTGGGTGTTCTCATTGATGGCAAGTGGGTGCCAGAACGCGAACAAGAGGATGAAGGAGGACGGTTTGTGCGTCCTTCAACTACCTTCCGTGACACCATTACTGCTGACGGTTCAAGTGGTTTTAAAGCTGAACCAGGACGTTACCATCTTTATATCTCCTGGGCTTGCCCTTGGGCGCATCGTACTGCGATTATGCGACGATTGAAAGGGTTAGAAGATGTTATTGGTCTTTCGATTGTTGCACCGGTTATCGATCAAAATAGCTGGGAATTCTCTGAAGATGAACCAGGGAGTATTCCGGATACAGTCAACAATACAAATTACTTGTGGGAAGTCTACCTAAAAGCTGAGCCTGACTACAGTGGGAGAGTGACTGTACCTGTCTTGTGGGATAAGAAAACTGACAGTATTGTCAATAATGAATCCCGCGAAATTATCCGGATGTTGGATACTGAGTTTGAAGCTTACGCTAAACAAGATATTCATTTCTATCCGCAAGACTTACAGGAAAAAATTGACGAAACGATTGATGCAATTTATCAACCTGTGAATAATGGAGTTTATCGTGCAGGTTTTGCGACGACTCAATCTGCTTATGAAGAAGCTGTCACAGAATTGTTTCAAGCATTAGATTACTGGGAAAAAGTTTTATCTGACCAGCGTTATTTATGTGGCGATCGCTTAACTGAAGCCGATTGGTGTATGTTCACAACACTACTGCGCTTTGATCCTGTTTACTACGTTCATTTCAAGTGCAACTTGCGGCGAATTGCAGATTATCCTAATCTTTGGAATTACCTAAAAGACCTTTACCAACAAAAGGGTGTCAAAGAAACGTGCAACTTTGACCATATTAAACAGCACTACTACATGAGTCACCCAAAAGTTAACCCGACGCGCATTGTACCAAAAGGACCAGTTCTTGATTTAGATGCACCACATAATCGCTATCGGTTAGGCGCTACTCTGCAAGTGTAA
- a CDS encoding AbrB/MazE/SpoVT family DNA-binding domain-containing protein, translated as MMAIAKITTKGQITIPKEIRDHLGLEVGSLVEFVIDETGKVKLIPLNIPVEALSGILHQPGVKAATQEEIETAIAEGACDWD; from the coding sequence ATGATGGCGATCGCAAAAATCACAACGAAAGGACAAATCACAATTCCGAAAGAAATTCGAGATCATCTAGGGCTAGAGGTTGGTAGCTTGGTAGAATTTGTTATTGATGAAACTGGAAAGGTCAAACTCATTCCACTAAACATTCCCGTCGAAGCATTGTCAGGAATTTTGCATCAGCCTGGGGTGAAAGCTGCAACTCAAGAAGAAATAGAAACAGCGATCGCAGAGGGAGCCTGTGATTGGGATTGA
- a CDS encoding PIN domain-containing protein → MIGIDTNILIRYFTKDDLEQWELAVQIIQNNQPCFVSNIVLCEIVWVLKRQPYQFNKWQTCSSVGTKSG, encoded by the coding sequence GTGATTGGGATTGATACGAATATTCTGATTCGCTACTTCACGAAAGATGACCTAGAGCAATGGGAACTTGCAGTTCAAATCATTCAGAACAACCAACCCTGTTTTGTGAGCAACATTGTTCTGTGTGAAATAGTGTGGGTACTTAAAAGGCAACCATATCAATTTAATAAATGGCAAACTTGTTCGAGTGTGGGTACAAAATCTGGATAG
- the aroA gene encoding 3-phosphoshikimate 1-carboxyvinyltransferase, whose product MSVVTTQETTNRQQNLIIKTAAGLSLQGRIRVPGDKSISHRALMLGAIASGETRIQGLLLGEDPRSTASCFQALGAEISELNTELVTVKGIGLGQLQEPVDVLDAGNSGTTLRLMLGILASHPGRFFAVTGDHSLRSRPMSRVVKPLQQMGAQIWGRKENSLAPLAIQGQTLQPIHYNSPIASAQVKSCILLAGLMIEGETTVTEPALSRDHSERMLQAFGAQLSIDSETHSVTVTGPAQLQGQTVIVPGDISSAAFWLVAAAIVPDSELIIENVGVNPTRTGILEALSMMNADIHLENQRLVAGEPVADLRVRSSKLKSCTIAGDLIPRLIDEIPILAVAAVFAQGTTVIRDAAELRVKESDRIAVMANQLQRMGANVTELPDGLEIVGGTPLTGTDVDSHTDHRIAMSLAIAALNSAGTTTINRAEAAAISYPDFVPTLEQVCHLLN is encoded by the coding sequence ATGTCGGTTGTCACCACGCAAGAAACGACGAATCGTCAACAAAATCTCATTATCAAGACTGCGGCTGGATTATCTTTACAAGGTCGTATCCGAGTTCCAGGGGATAAATCTATTTCCCATCGGGCTTTGATGTTAGGTGCGATCGCTTCTGGTGAAACGCGCATTCAAGGTTTATTACTAGGTGAAGATCCGCGCAGTACGGCAAGTTGCTTTCAAGCTTTGGGTGCGGAAATTTCTGAGTTAAATACGGAATTAGTCACTGTTAAGGGTATTGGATTAGGGCAATTACAAGAACCAGTTGATGTTCTAGATGCTGGAAACTCTGGAACAACACTACGGTTAATGCTGGGAATCTTAGCTTCACATCCTGGGCGGTTTTTTGCCGTTACGGGCGATCATTCGTTGCGATCGCGCCCGATGTCCCGCGTCGTAAAACCTTTGCAACAAATGGGGGCGCAAATTTGGGGACGTAAAGAGAATTCTTTAGCCCCGTTAGCAATTCAAGGACAAACGCTACAACCCATTCACTACAATTCTCCAATTGCTTCTGCACAAGTTAAATCGTGTATTCTCCTAGCAGGATTGATGATTGAAGGCGAAACAACCGTCACAGAACCAGCCTTGTCACGCGATCATAGCGAAAGAATGCTACAAGCTTTTGGCGCACAACTCAGTATCGATTCTGAAACACATAGCGTTACTGTAACAGGACCTGCGCAATTGCAGGGACAAACTGTAATCGTTCCTGGTGATATTAGTTCTGCGGCTTTTTGGTTAGTTGCAGCAGCGATCGTTCCTGATTCAGAATTAATTATTGAAAATGTGGGGGTAAATCCTACGCGCACAGGTATTTTAGAAGCCTTATCGATGATGAACGCGGATATTCACTTAGAAAATCAACGGTTAGTTGCGGGCGAACCTGTGGCAGATTTACGCGTCCGTTCGAGTAAACTCAAAAGTTGCACAATCGCTGGCGATTTGATCCCGCGATTAATTGATGAAATTCCAATTCTTGCAGTAGCTGCAGTTTTTGCCCAGGGAACAACAGTCATTCGCGATGCGGCTGAGTTGCGTGTTAAAGAAAGCGATCGCATTGCGGTGATGGCAAATCAACTGCAACGCATGGGAGCTAATGTGACTGAACTTCCTGATGGTTTAGAAATTGTTGGGGGAACTCCGCTGACAGGTACGGATGTCGATAGTCATACTGATCATCGCATTGCCATGAGTTTAGCGATCGCTGCGCTAAACAGTGCGGGGACTACCACAATTAATCGTGCAGAAGCTGCAGCTATTTCCTATCCAGATTTTGTACCCACACTCGAACAAGTTTGCCATTTATTAAATTGA
- a CDS encoding glycosyltransferase family 2 protein, protein MKISVIIPCYNAAETIAVQLEALATQTWKDAWEIIVVDNGSTDNSVAIVEKYQKQIPNLRLIRASDRPGAAYARNAGVRNATGEALLFCDADDQVESGWLSAMGEALLKYDFVAGRFDYTQLNESWLINSEIFQVQKAGLSQYEFSPYLPFAGSGNLGIKKVLHQAVDGFNENLIYAEDTDYCFRVQLTGTQLHFIEDAVAQIRLRHTLKDIHKQGKNWAESHIYLRLLYGISLSNFVVFGYLIKVLLYPIKIIFYLKNKSRFAEWVWILGWNIGILKGSIKYSQNMTFKNNVLAKNNNQKVKIITAN, encoded by the coding sequence ATGAAGATAAGTGTTATTATTCCTTGTTATAATGCAGCAGAAACAATTGCTGTGCAACTAGAAGCACTGGCAACTCAAACATGGAAAGATGCGTGGGAAATTATTGTTGTTGATAATGGCTCCACGGATAATTCAGTTGCAATTGTTGAAAAATATCAAAAACAAATCCCAAACCTCCGGTTAATTCGTGCAAGCGATCGCCCTGGTGCTGCTTATGCACGCAATGCTGGTGTGAGAAACGCAACTGGAGAAGCACTATTATTTTGTGATGCTGACGATCAAGTTGAGTCAGGCTGGCTAAGTGCAATGGGAGAAGCACTTCTTAAGTATGATTTTGTGGCTGGACGATTTGATTACACTCAACTCAACGAGTCATGGCTAATTAACAGCGAGATCTTTCAGGTTCAAAAAGCTGGACTTTCGCAGTATGAGTTTTCACCTTATTTACCTTTTGCTGGAAGTGGAAATCTTGGTATTAAAAAAGTATTACATCAAGCTGTGGACGGATTTAACGAAAACTTAATATATGCCGAAGATACTGACTATTGTTTCAGGGTTCAGCTAACAGGTACTCAACTGCATTTCATTGAAGATGCTGTAGCTCAAATTCGCCTGCGCCATACATTAAAAGATATTCATAAACAAGGAAAAAATTGGGCTGAAAGCCATATCTACCTCCGCTTACTATATGGCATTTCACTTAGTAATTTTGTAGTATTTGGTTATCTAATAAAGGTTTTATTATATCCCATAAAAATTATCTTTTACCTTAAAAATAAAAGTAGATTTGCAGAATGGGTGTGGATACTTGGTTGGAATATTGGAATTTTAAAAGGAAGTATTAAGTATTCTCAGAATATGACATTTAAAAATAATGTACTGGCGAAGAACAATAATCAAAAAGTAAAAATTATTACAGCTAATTAG
- a CDS encoding PIG-L deacetylase family protein has translation MLINKYYQKIKQRLLLKSRFIYLWWLYKKSKAIASNQKSAIVFAPHQDDETLGCGGAIALKCEQGVPLDVVFLTDGRASYADYPQICPDQLVQTRQQEAIAALKTLGVLPSAIHFLGKPDGGLLQLSARERQQTIDQLVQLLRDRQPQEVYIPYKQDIHPDHKETYALVQAAVQKTNLSIEVLQYPVWTRWVPHQLDFKSVELANVYRLPINNVINKKIKALEAYQSQYSSVVPGIEPILPSGFMQCFFSPYEIFFKAS, from the coding sequence ATGTTGATTAACAAATACTATCAAAAAATCAAACAGCGGTTACTCTTAAAATCTCGATTTATTTATTTATGGTGGTTGTACAAGAAAAGCAAAGCGATCGCCTCGAATCAAAAATCAGCAATCGTCTTTGCACCCCACCAAGATGATGAAACATTAGGTTGTGGTGGCGCAATTGCTTTAAAGTGCGAGCAGGGAGTTCCCTTAGATGTTGTATTTTTAACAGATGGTAGGGCATCCTATGCAGATTATCCGCAAATTTGCCCCGATCAGTTAGTACAAACTCGTCAACAAGAAGCGATCGCCGCCCTTAAAACTCTTGGTGTTTTGCCATCTGCAATTCACTTTCTTGGCAAACCTGATGGTGGTTTATTGCAATTATCTGCCAGAGAACGTCAGCAAACTATTGATCAACTAGTACAGTTGTTACGCGATCGCCAACCGCAAGAGGTGTACATACCCTATAAACAAGATATTCACCCTGACCATAAAGAGACTTATGCTTTAGTACAAGCTGCAGTGCAAAAAACAAACTTATCTATTGAAGTGTTGCAGTATCCTGTATGGACGCGTTGGGTACCACATCAACTTGATTTCAAATCAGTAGAGCTTGCCAACGTATATAGATTACCAATTAATAATGTCATCAACAAAAAAATTAAGGCTTTAGAAGCTTATCAATCGCAGTACTCTAGTGTAGTTCCTGGGATTGAACCAATTCTGCCATCAGGTTTTATGCAATGTTTCTTTTCTCCATACGAAATCTTTTTCAAAGCATCGTAA
- a CDS encoding CPBP family glutamic-type intramembrane protease, giving the protein MTIKRIILSLLTVVAILFAGASLWESWQQPQIQSRLELYQANLLLHAQEWQPQGDDSTSLSNARSALLGEQPLNSALEQYQEARTSAQVNLDKANNQLKQLQSESVTTPATPKPQSEIAPVTNTSRPRQQEQLQQSRAQLQRLIAELDLRLGLLQVQQGQTDTAIQTWTNFQQQVNNQQQAVLAETATVLIGLWSDPPRIIPDGEQLLQNNLDGWFRYRALSQLYQIQQRQDTLTQLQATEQATAQQALIKLAFIGSLPAFGGIVGIGLLLFLCAQRLLKGKDALLAQNEDARWSTPWTGETVWQVFILGFFFMGQIAVPLGFALLQIRPPSGSGVRVQAFYILTTYLTVALGGLIVLVLSIKPFFPLPKNWFRFDLQGNWFLWGLGGYCAALPLVVIVSLINQQIWQGQGGSNPLLSLALQAQDQVALAIFFFTAAIAAPIFEELLFRGFLLPSLTRYVSVWGAILLSSLLFAVAHLSVAEILPLTVLGMVLGVVYTRSRNLLAPMLLHSLWNSGTLLSLFILGSSST; this is encoded by the coding sequence ATGACAATTAAGCGGATCATCTTAAGTTTGCTAACAGTAGTTGCAATTTTGTTTGCTGGTGCGTCTTTGTGGGAAAGCTGGCAACAACCACAAATTCAAAGTCGTTTAGAACTGTACCAAGCAAATTTACTTTTACATGCGCAAGAGTGGCAACCTCAAGGCGATGACAGCACGAGTCTCAGCAATGCCCGCAGTGCTTTACTCGGAGAACAACCGCTTAATTCCGCATTAGAGCAATATCAAGAAGCAAGAACGTCAGCACAGGTTAACTTAGACAAAGCTAACAATCAACTTAAACAGTTGCAGTCGGAATCTGTAACTACCCCTGCAACTCCTAAGCCACAGTCTGAAATTGCACCAGTTACAAATACTTCGCGTCCGCGACAGCAGGAACAATTACAACAATCCCGCGCTCAATTACAAAGACTAATTGCTGAATTAGATCTACGGCTAGGACTTCTACAGGTACAGCAAGGACAAACAGATACCGCAATTCAAACTTGGACAAACTTTCAACAGCAAGTTAATAATCAACAGCAAGCAGTGCTAGCCGAAACTGCTACTGTTTTGATTGGACTTTGGAGCGATCCTCCTCGGATAATACCTGATGGAGAACAACTACTCCAAAATAACTTAGATGGTTGGTTTCGCTATCGTGCTCTATCTCAACTTTATCAAATCCAGCAACGCCAAGATACCCTGACACAATTACAAGCAACGGAACAAGCAACAGCGCAGCAAGCTTTAATTAAACTCGCATTTATCGGGAGTTTACCAGCTTTCGGTGGCATAGTAGGTATTGGGTTACTGCTATTTTTATGTGCCCAGCGCTTATTGAAAGGCAAAGATGCGCTATTAGCACAAAATGAAGATGCACGTTGGTCAACTCCTTGGACTGGTGAAACTGTTTGGCAGGTGTTTATCCTCGGTTTTTTCTTTATGGGTCAAATTGCTGTCCCCTTGGGATTTGCGCTACTGCAAATTAGACCACCTTCAGGTTCAGGCGTGCGCGTTCAGGCTTTTTATATTTTGACAACTTATCTGACAGTAGCTTTGGGTGGGTTAATAGTGCTAGTTTTATCGATTAAACCCTTTTTTCCCTTGCCCAAAAATTGGTTTCGCTTTGACTTACAAGGAAATTGGTTTTTATGGGGATTAGGAGGTTATTGTGCTGCACTACCACTAGTTGTGATTGTGTCACTGATTAATCAACAAATCTGGCAAGGGCAAGGAGGTAGTAACCCGCTATTATCTTTAGCATTGCAGGCACAAGATCAAGTAGCACTGGCAATTTTCTTTTTCACCGCTGCGATCGCCGCCCCGATTTTTGAGGAATTACTATTTCGTGGTTTTCTTTTACCCTCGCTGACACGCTATGTATCTGTTTGGGGCGCAATTCTTCTTAGTTCGTTGCTGTTTGCGGTTGCACACCTTAGCGTCGCCGAAATTTTGCCGCTGACAGTGTTAGGAATGGTCTTAGGTGTTGTTTATACGCGATCGCGCAACCTCCTCGCACCGATGTTACTCCATAGTCTTTGGAATAGTGGTACTCTTCTTAGTCTTTTTATCTTAGGTAGCAGTTCTACTTAA
- a CDS encoding histidine phosphatase family protein: MTTRVIIVRHGQSSYNTEKRIQGRSDVSTLTEKGQNDARKVGAALSHLNFAAVYTSPLQRAKHTAEMICSCLATSLKPQPSSNLMEVDLPLWEGMVSSEVREKFPDAYRLWHEHPEQLVMVVRSRENNEYFPILSLYEQAKQFWEETLPRHAGETILIVGHNGINRALISTALGISPQRYHSIQQSNCNVTVLNFDPATPSHQKDSKWGAVQLESLNQTAHLGEVLPSLRPHHQGQRLLLVRHGETEWNRQTRFQGQIDVPLNDNGRQQAQKAAEFLKNVQLDFAVSSPMLRPKETAEIILQHHSKIQLQLHADLQEINHGLWEGKLEAEIEQAFPGELHQWRTAPAEVQMPQGENLQQVWQRSVTAWRSILDSAASQTNALVVAHDATNKVLLCHVLGLSPAHFWNFRQGNGAVSVIDYPQGAAGLPVLQAMNITTHLGGGVLDKTAAGAL, translated from the coding sequence TTGACCACTCGTGTAATCATTGTGCGTCACGGTCAAAGCAGCTACAACACTGAAAAGCGCATTCAGGGTCGTAGTGATGTGTCAACTTTAACTGAAAAAGGGCAAAACGATGCTCGTAAAGTTGGTGCTGCGCTGAGTCACTTAAATTTTGCTGCCGTTTATACGAGTCCCCTACAGCGAGCAAAACACACAGCAGAAATGATCTGCAGTTGCTTGGCTACATCACTAAAGCCCCAACCCTCCAGTAACTTGATGGAAGTTGATTTGCCTTTATGGGAAGGAATGGTTTCATCTGAGGTACGTGAGAAATTTCCTGATGCTTACCGTCTGTGGCATGAACATCCAGAGCAACTTGTCATGGTAGTGCGATCGCGTGAAAACAACGAATATTTCCCAATCCTCAGTTTGTACGAACAGGCAAAGCAATTCTGGGAAGAAACTTTGCCGCGTCATGCAGGAGAAACGATTCTCATCGTTGGGCACAATGGCATTAACCGCGCTTTAATTAGTACTGCTTTAGGAATTTCACCTCAACGTTACCACTCGATACAGCAATCGAACTGTAATGTCACAGTATTAAACTTTGATCCGGCGACTCCCTCACATCAGAAAGACAGCAAGTGGGGAGCGGTACAGCTAGAATCACTCAATCAAACTGCTCATTTAGGCGAAGTTTTACCTTCATTACGACCACATCATCAAGGGCAGCGCCTTCTACTTGTTCGCCACGGTGAAACTGAATGGAATCGCCAAACACGGTTTCAGGGGCAAATCGATGTTCCGCTTAATGATAATGGTCGGCAACAGGCACAAAAAGCTGCAGAATTTCTAAAAAATGTCCAACTAGATTTTGCAGTCAGTAGCCCGATGCTGCGTCCTAAAGAAACAGCGGAAATTATTTTGCAGCATCATTCTAAAATTCAACTGCAGTTACATGCCGATCTCCAAGAGATTAATCACGGACTTTGGGAAGGTAAATTAGAAGCAGAAATTGAGCAAGCGTTTCCAGGTGAATTACATCAATGGCGGACAGCACCAGCAGAGGTACAGATGCCCCAAGGCGAGAATTTACAGCAAGTCTGGCAACGTAGTGTCACTGCGTGGCGGAGTATTCTTGATTCAGCAGCAAGTCAAACTAATGCACTAGTTGTAGCGCATGACGCGACAAATAAAGTGCTACTTTGTCACGTTTTAGGGTTATCACCTGCTCATTTCTGGAACTTCCGTCAAGGAAATGGGGCTGTTAGTGTAATTGACTATCCGCAAGGTGCGGCAGGTTTACCTGTACTGCAAGCAATGAATATCACAACTCATCTCGGTGGAGGTGTTCTTGATAAAACTGCCGCAGGGGCGTTGTAA
- a CDS encoding dihydroorotase, with amino-acid sequence MKSELLQQVRVIDPVSNTDKVVDVLVVDGVIRALQENISDYPTDTQVRSCRGLVLGPGLVDLYSHSGEPGFEERETWRSLIASALSGGFTRLHILPDTMPAIDNLSVLTRLQQNLEAATVKVNFWAALTLGVKGQQMTELAELASESHVVGFADGRAIENLALLRRLLEYIKPINKSVALWACDSQLAGNGVMREGTQSVRFGLPGNPAIAETAALVAILEVVAAVGTPVHIMRVSTARSVELIQAAKAQGLPITASTTWMHLLCDTQAVKSYNPHLRLEPPLGNTIDVQALRQGVRSGTIDAIAIDHTPYTYEEKTVAFAEAPPGAIGLELALPLLWQNLVETSEWSAVELWRSLSTYPTQCLQQKPSTISPNTAAEMILFDPQQTWTVESQTLKSLSTNTPWLGHKLTGRVVQTWLSKSGN; translated from the coding sequence ATGAAGAGTGAACTACTACAACAAGTTCGAGTAATTGATCCTGTATCGAATACCGATAAGGTGGTTGATGTTTTAGTTGTTGATGGTGTGATTCGAGCATTACAGGAAAATATTTCTGATTATCCAACAGATACGCAGGTGCGTAGTTGTCGCGGGCTTGTGTTAGGACCTGGATTGGTAGATTTGTATAGCCACTCCGGTGAACCAGGTTTTGAAGAACGAGAGACTTGGCGATCGCTAATTGCATCTGCTTTATCTGGCGGTTTTACTCGATTGCATATTTTACCGGATACTATGCCTGCAATTGATAACCTGTCAGTGTTAACTCGGCTACAACAGAACCTAGAAGCAGCCACAGTTAAGGTTAATTTTTGGGCAGCACTGACGCTTGGTGTTAAAGGTCAACAAATGACCGAATTAGCAGAGTTAGCCAGCGAATCTCATGTAGTCGGTTTTGCCGATGGTCGCGCAATTGAAAATTTAGCATTACTACGGCGCTTGCTGGAATACATTAAACCAATCAACAAGTCTGTTGCGCTTTGGGCGTGTGATTCGCAGTTGGCAGGAAATGGGGTGATGCGCGAAGGTACTCAATCAGTTCGCTTTGGATTGCCAGGAAATCCGGCGATCGCTGAAACTGCTGCGTTGGTTGCTATTCTGGAAGTTGTTGCTGCGGTTGGTACTCCGGTACATATTATGCGGGTTTCGACTGCACGCAGTGTCGAATTAATTCAGGCGGCAAAAGCACAAGGTTTACCAATTACTGCAAGTACGACTTGGATGCACTTGCTTTGCGATACTCAAGCGGTAAAAAGTTACAATCCACATCTGCGATTAGAACCACCTTTGGGGAATACTATCGATGTTCAGGCACTACGTCAGGGGGTACGTTCGGGGACTATAGATGCGATCGCTATCGATCACACTCCTTATACCTACGAAGAAAAAACTGTTGCTTTTGCTGAAGCTCCTCCTGGTGCAATTGGTCTAGAGTTAGCCTTACCTTTGCTGTGGCAAAATCTTGTAGAAACGAGTGAATGGTCAGCAGTTGAATTGTGGCGCAGTCTCAGCACTTATCCCACTCAGTGTTTACAACAAAAACCTAGTACTATTTCTCCTAACACCGCTGCAGAAATGATTCTTTTCGATCCTCAGCAGACGTGGACGGTAGAGTCACAAACACTAAAATCGCTTTCTACTAATACCCCTTGGTTGGGACATAAATTAACTGGTCGTGTTGTCCAAACTTGGTTGTCAAAATCAGGAAACTGA